One genomic region from Cucumis melo cultivar AY chromosome 9, USDA_Cmelo_AY_1.0, whole genome shotgun sequence encodes:
- the LOC103504040 gene encoding uncharacterized protein At2g02148 isoform X1 has product MTTRVPVQPYDLPTPNSFIGSTLHDLNTSNGSPSDIEAISDVDRDAVTDDRLDDDQDSSAVDCIHESYRSSLPIHTVGVEEDRSSLENSGSSRLSYDSLTVEDISPIEGARARFLQIIVDHFISDHVLEVTESENDYISQSGQDKLTKRKTNEVQYEGDPKFVLPLMYVANMYETLVNDANIRLASLSGIRDKTIGVALEAAGGLYRKLAQKFPKKGPCTYKRRELATSLETRTRFPELVVQEEKRVRFVVVNGLDIVEKPNRMSIEDAEWFRRLTGRSEVAVSAQDYKFYSPRHKYRRVAANSVSSISSLNTFSSGDNSSTLTGGQAFRSPGEQQTPCKHHIQQLPHQPQFQSIHQNHHQSMHQSQHTSHFAHNHQCGQPSQLQDISHTHHSPTLSQHMACLQPLSGGHVGGRLHHGLPSSPAKFCDECGAPYLRETSKFCSECGVKRLGI; this is encoded by the exons ATGACTACAAGAGTTCCAGTTCAACCTTACGATCTCCCAACACCCAATTCTTTCATCGGTAGCACTCTTCATGATCTCAACACTTCAAATGGAAGCCCTTCTGATATCGAAGCCATCAGCGACGTTGATCGCGACGCTGTCACTGATGATCGCTTGGACGACGATCAAGATTCCAGTGCTGTT GACTGTATCCACGAATCTTACAGAAGCTCTTTACCTATTCATACTGTGGGAGTTGAAGAAGATCGCTCAAGTCTTGAGAATAGTGGGTCTTCTAGGTTGTCTTATGACTCTTTAACTGTAGAGG ATATTTCACCTATCGAAGGAGCACGAGCAAGATTTCTGCAGATCATTGTGGATCATTTTATTAGTGATCATGTTCTTGAAGTGACTGAGTCTGAAAATGATTATATCTCTCAGTCTGGACAGGATAAATTGACAAAGAGGAAGACTAATGAAGTCCAGTATGAAGGGGATCCAAAATTTGTCTTACCCTTGATGTATGTTGCAAATATGTATGAAACACTTGTTAATGATGCAAACATAAGGCTTGCTTCCTTGAGTGGCATCCGTGATAAAACTATTGGGGTAGCCCTTGAAGCAGCTGGGGGTTTGTACAGAAAGCTGGCTCAGAAATTCCCCAAAAAAG GCCCTTGCACATATAAGAGAAGAGAACTTGCAACTTCTCTTGAAACAAGGACTAGGTTTCCAGAACTGGTAGTTCAAGAAGAGAAGCGGGTTCGTTTTGTGGTTGTTAATGGTTTAGACATTGTTGAAAAACCCAATAGAATGTCGATTGAAGATGCTGAATG GTTTAGACGATTAACAGGTCGCAGTGAGGTAGCTGTATCTGCTCAGGACTACAAGTTCTATTCACCAAGGCATAAATATAGGCGAGTTGCAGCAAATTCTGTGTCCAGCATTTCCAGTTTGAAT ACATTTTCCAGCGGTGACAATTCTTCTACTCTGACTGGTGGTCAAGCATTCCGCTCTCCGGGTGAA CAACAGACACCCTGCAAACACCATATCCAACAACTGCCTCATCAGCCTCAATTTCAGTCTATCCATCAGAATCATCATCAGTCCATGCACCAAAGTCAACATACTTCCCACTTTGCTCACAATCATCAATGTGGTCAACCTTCACAGTTACAGGATATTTCCCATACTCATCATTCTCCAACGTTGTCACAACACATGGCTTGCTTGCAACCTCTTTCAGGTGGTCATGTTGGTGGGCGCTTGCATCATGGGCTG CCATCCAGTCCAGCCAAGTTCTGTGATGAATGTGGAGCTCCATATTTAAGAGAAACTTCTAAGTTCTGCTCAGAATGTGGTGTCAAGAGGTTGGGAATTTGA
- the LOC103504040 gene encoding uncharacterized protein At2g02148 isoform X3, with product MTTRVPVQPYDLPTPNSFIGSTLHDLNTSNGSPSDIEAISDVDRDAVTDDRLDDDQDSSAVDCIHESYRSSLPIHTVGVEEDRSSLENSGSSRLSYDSLTVEDISPIEGARARFLQIIVDHFISDHVLEVTESENDYISQSGQDKLTKRKTNEVQYEGDPKFVLPLMYVANMYETLVNDANIRLASLSGIRDKTIGVALEAAGGLYRKLAQKFPKKGPCTYKRRELATSLETRTRFPELVVQEEKRVRFVVVNGLDIVEKPNRMSIEDAEWFRRLTGRSEVAVSAQDYKFYSPRHKYRRVAANSVSSISSLNTFSSGDNSSTLTGGQAFRSPGEQQTPCKHHIQQLPHQPQFQSIHQNHHQSMHQSQHTSHFAHNHQCGQPSQLQDISHTHHSPTLSQHMACLQPLSGGHVGGRLHHGLIGGEVS from the exons ATGACTACAAGAGTTCCAGTTCAACCTTACGATCTCCCAACACCCAATTCTTTCATCGGTAGCACTCTTCATGATCTCAACACTTCAAATGGAAGCCCTTCTGATATCGAAGCCATCAGCGACGTTGATCGCGACGCTGTCACTGATGATCGCTTGGACGACGATCAAGATTCCAGTGCTGTT GACTGTATCCACGAATCTTACAGAAGCTCTTTACCTATTCATACTGTGGGAGTTGAAGAAGATCGCTCAAGTCTTGAGAATAGTGGGTCTTCTAGGTTGTCTTATGACTCTTTAACTGTAGAGG ATATTTCACCTATCGAAGGAGCACGAGCAAGATTTCTGCAGATCATTGTGGATCATTTTATTAGTGATCATGTTCTTGAAGTGACTGAGTCTGAAAATGATTATATCTCTCAGTCTGGACAGGATAAATTGACAAAGAGGAAGACTAATGAAGTCCAGTATGAAGGGGATCCAAAATTTGTCTTACCCTTGATGTATGTTGCAAATATGTATGAAACACTTGTTAATGATGCAAACATAAGGCTTGCTTCCTTGAGTGGCATCCGTGATAAAACTATTGGGGTAGCCCTTGAAGCAGCTGGGGGTTTGTACAGAAAGCTGGCTCAGAAATTCCCCAAAAAAG GCCCTTGCACATATAAGAGAAGAGAACTTGCAACTTCTCTTGAAACAAGGACTAGGTTTCCAGAACTGGTAGTTCAAGAAGAGAAGCGGGTTCGTTTTGTGGTTGTTAATGGTTTAGACATTGTTGAAAAACCCAATAGAATGTCGATTGAAGATGCTGAATG GTTTAGACGATTAACAGGTCGCAGTGAGGTAGCTGTATCTGCTCAGGACTACAAGTTCTATTCACCAAGGCATAAATATAGGCGAGTTGCAGCAAATTCTGTGTCCAGCATTTCCAGTTTGAAT ACATTTTCCAGCGGTGACAATTCTTCTACTCTGACTGGTGGTCAAGCATTCCGCTCTCCGGGTGAA CAACAGACACCCTGCAAACACCATATCCAACAACTGCCTCATCAGCCTCAATTTCAGTCTATCCATCAGAATCATCATCAGTCCATGCACCAAAGTCAACATACTTCCCACTTTGCTCACAATCATCAATGTGGTCAACCTTCACAGTTACAGGATATTTCCCATACTCATCATTCTCCAACGTTGTCACAACACATGGCTTGCTTGCAACCTCTTTCAGGTGGTCATGTTGGTGGGCGCTTGCATCATGGGCTG ATTGGAGGGGAAGTGAGTTAA
- the LOC103504040 gene encoding uncharacterized protein At2g02148 isoform X2, translated as MTTRVPVQPYDLPTPNSFIGSTLHDLNTSNGSPSDIEAISDVDRDAVTDDRLDDDQDSSAVDCIHESYRSSLPIHTVGVEEDRSSLENSGSSRLSYDSLTVEDISPIEGARARFLQIIVDHFISDHVLEVTESENDYISQSGQDKLTKRKTNEVQYEGDPKFVLPLMYVANMYETLVNDANIRLASLSGIRDKTIGVALEAAGGLYRKLAQKFPKKGPCTYKRRELATSLETRTRFPELVVQEEKRVRFVVVNGLDIVEKPNRMSIEDAEWFRRLTGRSEVAVSAQDYKFYSPRHKYRRVAANSVSSISSLNTFSSGDNSSTLTGGQAFRSPGETPCKHHIQQLPHQPQFQSIHQNHHQSMHQSQHTSHFAHNHQCGQPSQLQDISHTHHSPTLSQHMACLQPLSGGHVGGRLHHGLPSSPAKFCDECGAPYLRETSKFCSECGVKRLGI; from the exons ATGACTACAAGAGTTCCAGTTCAACCTTACGATCTCCCAACACCCAATTCTTTCATCGGTAGCACTCTTCATGATCTCAACACTTCAAATGGAAGCCCTTCTGATATCGAAGCCATCAGCGACGTTGATCGCGACGCTGTCACTGATGATCGCTTGGACGACGATCAAGATTCCAGTGCTGTT GACTGTATCCACGAATCTTACAGAAGCTCTTTACCTATTCATACTGTGGGAGTTGAAGAAGATCGCTCAAGTCTTGAGAATAGTGGGTCTTCTAGGTTGTCTTATGACTCTTTAACTGTAGAGG ATATTTCACCTATCGAAGGAGCACGAGCAAGATTTCTGCAGATCATTGTGGATCATTTTATTAGTGATCATGTTCTTGAAGTGACTGAGTCTGAAAATGATTATATCTCTCAGTCTGGACAGGATAAATTGACAAAGAGGAAGACTAATGAAGTCCAGTATGAAGGGGATCCAAAATTTGTCTTACCCTTGATGTATGTTGCAAATATGTATGAAACACTTGTTAATGATGCAAACATAAGGCTTGCTTCCTTGAGTGGCATCCGTGATAAAACTATTGGGGTAGCCCTTGAAGCAGCTGGGGGTTTGTACAGAAAGCTGGCTCAGAAATTCCCCAAAAAAG GCCCTTGCACATATAAGAGAAGAGAACTTGCAACTTCTCTTGAAACAAGGACTAGGTTTCCAGAACTGGTAGTTCAAGAAGAGAAGCGGGTTCGTTTTGTGGTTGTTAATGGTTTAGACATTGTTGAAAAACCCAATAGAATGTCGATTGAAGATGCTGAATG GTTTAGACGATTAACAGGTCGCAGTGAGGTAGCTGTATCTGCTCAGGACTACAAGTTCTATTCACCAAGGCATAAATATAGGCGAGTTGCAGCAAATTCTGTGTCCAGCATTTCCAGTTTGAAT ACATTTTCCAGCGGTGACAATTCTTCTACTCTGACTGGTGGTCAAGCATTCCGCTCTCCGGGTGAA ACACCCTGCAAACACCATATCCAACAACTGCCTCATCAGCCTCAATTTCAGTCTATCCATCAGAATCATCATCAGTCCATGCACCAAAGTCAACATACTTCCCACTTTGCTCACAATCATCAATGTGGTCAACCTTCACAGTTACAGGATATTTCCCATACTCATCATTCTCCAACGTTGTCACAACACATGGCTTGCTTGCAACCTCTTTCAGGTGGTCATGTTGGTGGGCGCTTGCATCATGGGCTG CCATCCAGTCCAGCCAAGTTCTGTGATGAATGTGGAGCTCCATATTTAAGAGAAACTTCTAAGTTCTGCTCAGAATGTGGTGTCAAGAGGTTGGGAATTTGA